From the Trifolium pratense cultivar HEN17-A07 linkage group LG4, ARS_RC_1.1, whole genome shotgun sequence genome, the window AGCTATAAAAACCTGCTCACAAACAAAAGAAGCAAAACAACACCCATTCCACACAAAGTTATAACCTTGCATTACAAGTTTGATAACTGCAAATGCAAAGCAATAGCCTAAAGGACACGACAGACTACCACCGACTCGCAAACCTGCTGACAAACTTACACTCTTCTGTTTCGAAGACAGCCCTTCCAACCACACCAAACACCCAGCAGCAGACATAACAAATATACATTGGTTTTCAAGTCCTTTTTATTTGAAGGAATTTTCCATTAAACAACTTTGTCACACCAAACATGTACTTCTACTGttctcatatataaacaaaaattcatttttcaagttcattgaataactgatgtatctggttcaTAATATAGATCAGATATAAACCTAGAAAaggatttttgcttatatataagactagagggagtatcACTTAATCCGTCTAACAATACTTGTAGTAATTTAAGGATACGACATGTTACTAACTGATAGTACATTTGAAATGCTACTAACAGATGGTACATTTGAAATGCTTCCCAAGGCCTTGGCTTTCTCTCTCAAAACAAACTTTTGGATCTTACCTGTTGATGTTTTCGGCATATCTAGAAAAATGACTGTTTTAGGAGCCATGAAATGCGGCAAACGGTCCCTACAAAAGTTTATTATCTCTTCAACATCTGCATCAAATCcatctttcaatttcaaatatgCACAAGGAGTTTGGCCCCATAGATCATCAGGTCTAGCAACAACTGCAGCCTCGAGAACCGCTGGATGACTATACAATACCGTTTCTACCTCAATCGAGCTGATGTTTTCTCCACCGGATACTATTATGTCCTTCAATCGGTCCTTGATTTCTATGTAACCATCAGAGTGTTTCACGGCAAGATCTCCACTATGAAACCAACCGTCTTTAAAAGCGTCTTCTGTTGCTTTCAAGTCTTTAAAATAACCACTCATCAATGTATTCCCTCTAAACATTACCTCGCCAACCGTTTTTCCATCAGCCGGAACACTTTCCATTGTCGAAGGATCTTTGACATCAATTTCCTCCATCCCTACATGTGGCACACCTTGCCTAGCTTTTATCTTCGATTTTTCTTCGGTCGGTAACATGTCCCACTCAGGTCTCCAAGCACAAAAAGTCCCTGCACCACATGTTTCTGTGAGGCCATACATGTGAGTAATACTAAAACCATTTTCTTCCATCATGGAAAGGATCTGCGGAGGTGGAGGAGAACCTCCTGTTAATACTGATACCTTGTGATTGAACACCTTTCTATCGGACAATGTAGAATTCGCAATCATGTTCAAAACCGTAGGAGCTCCTCCCATATATGTTACTTTATGTTGAACTATATtgtcaaatatgttttttggagATACTTTCCTTAGACAAACATTGGTTCCAAATTGTGCTGCCACTCCCCAAGCTAGGCACCAACCATTAGCATGAAACAACGGAACATTCCAAAGATAAACAGGAAATAGGCTCATTTGTAAGAATAGAACCGTTGCGATAGAGTTTAGATAAGCATTTCTGTGACTTAAAACAACTCCTTTAGGCCTAGATGTTGTGCCTGAGGTGTAATTTATACTTATAGGATCTAATTCACTATGTGGCCTCACAATATCAAAATCATTATGTCCAATAGCTAGAAGTTTTTCATATTCATAGCTAATTGAAGTGAAATCAATAGTAGATGTGCAATCAGAGTCCATGATCATGACTAAAATTGGTTTCTTTTTCGCTCTTTCGGTTAGGAGGTCTAATGCTCCTCGAGCGATATCAACTAATTGGTAGTCCACAAAAAGAATCTTTGATTGTGAATGTTCCAATAGGACTGAAACCATATGTGCATCTAGGCGCGAATTAAGAGTACAAAGAATGGCTCCAGCCATTGGTACTGCAAAATGCAACTCGTACATTGAAGGGATATTAGGGGCTAGTGTGGCAACCTGTCGAAAAATAACATGGAATTGCATCAATTATTCATTCACCTTACTAGAAATTATATCATCAAAACCAACTAGCACAATTAAAAGTGAAACACAT encodes:
- the LOC123882444 gene encoding isovalerate--CoA ligase CCL2-like, with protein sequence MTPIFGHKLNTQNFMASTLPMSNTLGIPQFLHKYQSQVNLSNYATRQQRLKTKKITCINSDQKVETHLHRQSQNGRTIHQEIKGIGPGTWESMEGLLHCSANSVPLSPINFLERAANVCRDRTSVVYGSLNYNWGQTHQRCLKLASSLTQLGISRGDVVATLAPNIPSMYELHFAVPMAGAILCTLNSRLDAHMVSVLLEHSQSKILFVDYQLVDIARGALDLLTERAKKKPILVMIMDSDCTSTIDFTSISYEYEKLLAIGHNDFDIVRPHSELDPISINYTSGTTSRPKGVVLSHRNAYLNSIATVLFLQMSLFPVYLWNVPLFHANGWCLAWGVAAQFGTNVCLRKVSPKNIFDNIVQHKVTYMGGAPTVLNMIANSTLSDRKVFNHKVSVLTGGSPPPPQILSMMEENGFSITHMYGLTETCGAGTFCAWRPEWDMLPTEEKSKIKARQGVPHVGMEEIDVKDPSTMESVPADGKTVGEVMFRGNTLMSGYFKDLKATEDAFKDGWFHSGDLAVKHSDGYIEIKDRLKDIIVSGGENISSIEVETVLYSHPAVLEAAVVARPDDLWGQTPCAYLKLKDGFDADVEEIINFCRDRLPHFMAPKTVIFLDMPKTSTGKIQKFVLREKAKALGSISNVPSVSSISNVLSVSNMSYP